The genomic region CCATGGAAGCTGCTGAAAAGCTTTCAAAGGATGGTATCGAGGCTGAAGTCCTTTCCGTTCCCTTTGTGAAACCTTTGGATGTCGATGGCCTTGCCGGAAGTGTTGTGAAGACTGGTCGGATTCTGACCGTCGAGGAACATAACCTCATCGGAGGTTTTTCAGGAGCGGTAAGCGAGGCTTTCATGAAGAAAGATATCTGCTGCCGTTTTGACAGCATCGGAATCGAGGATAGATTTACAGAAACAGGTCCATATCTGCCGTTGTTGGCGGCCTATGGAATCAGCAGTGAACATATCGCAAAACGTGCAACCGCACTTTGCAAATAGGAGAGGATATCATGGATTATAGAAAGAAAGCTTATGATTTGCTGAAGGCTTGGAAAGGTGAGAGCTATGTCTTCGGTATGGGAGTACTTGACCAAGTAGGAAGTATAGCAGCGGGGTATGGGAAAAGAGCTTTGGTGGTATGCAATGATACCTATATGAAACCAGTGCTTGACAGGATTCTCCAGTATCTGGATGCTGCTGGTGTCGAACTGGTCGGAGGGCGTGTGGCTCCGGATGCAAAGCCGAATGCACCGAGGGAAGATGTCTACCGGCTCGTCACCTATATCCTTGACTATAAGCCTGATTCAATCATTGCCGTCGGCGGTGGTTCCACCATTGATGCCTGCAAATGTGCCGGTGTCCTCGTGACGCTCGGTGGAAAGGTAACGCCGGAAGTCGACCATTACTTCGGAACCGGGATTGTCAGCGAGGAACTGGCAAAGACAGACAGCAGGTTGCTTCCTGTCATTGCCGTGGAGACTTCTGCTTCCAGTGGAGCCCATCTTACCAAGTATTCCAATATTACGGATCCTGTGGTTGGACAGAAGAAACTCATCGTGGACGAAGCTGTCATACCTGCTACCAGTATCTTTGACTATGAAGTGACAGCTACGATGCCCGTACGTGTGACGATTGACGGCGCTTTGGATGCCATTGCACATACCTTTGAGGTCTATTGCGGGGCGAAGGATGAGAAACTGGAGCTGTGCAGGCAACTAGCGGAAACTGCTATCAACCTATGTGCAGAGAATGCGCACAAGTTGGTCGATGACCCGACAGATCTGAAAGCACGCGAGGCCATAGGTCTGGCAACTGACCTTGGTGGTTATGCAATCATGGTCGGTGGAACCAGCGGTGCCCATCTGACGAGCTTCTCCTTGGTCGATATCGTGGGGCATGGAACGGCCTGTGGCATCATGAACCCATACTATGCCATATTCTATTCCAAGGCCATCCAACCTCAACTTAGAGTCGTAGGTAATATCTTTGCAACCCATGGATATGCCGATACAGACATCGGGCATCTGGAAGGCCGTGCCTTGGCTGAGGCTGTCGCACGGGCGATGATTGCCTACGGGAAGAGCATCAATGCACCTACGACACTGGGCGAGCTCAGGGGCTTTACCGAACAGCATATCCAGCGGGCACTGAAAGCTGCAAAAGATCCTCAGCTGAAGATGAAGTTACAGAATATGCCGGTACCGATGCGTGCAGAGGATGTCGATACCTATATGGAACCGATACTCCGGGCTGCTGTAGCAGGTGATTTCAGTCTCATCAAGGAGATGTGACGATTGTCGCAGTATCCGCTGGACAGGCGGATGCTGTTCTTGAAAACTGAAAAGGAGGTGACCAATGAAGATTTCAGTTGCAATTGCTGGCAGCGAAGCGATGCCGGATGCCTTTGTCGTGTTCCGTGGTCTTGAGACTTCGATTGAAAAAGCTGCCCGGTTGGGATATGACGGCGTTGAACTTGCGTTGAAGCGTCCGGATGAAATCGGGAGGAAAGACCTGAAGGCTTTGCTGGATAAGTACGGTATGGAAGTGTCCGCAATATCCAGCGGTCAGGTATGGGCAGCACGGGGATTGAGTTTTATGGAAGAAGATCCATGCAAGCGGGAGGAGTTGTCCAGGACGTTCAAGGGATTCATTGACCTTGCTGCAGACTTCGGTGGCTTTGTGAATATCGGCCGTACAAGAGGAAGCATTGGTGAAAGAGATCGCGGCCATTGTATTCAGCTGTTCCTTGATATGGCTGGAGAGCTGAGTGTGTATGCACAGGCGAAGGGCGTCGGGCTTATATTGGAGCCTGTAAATCGATATGAGATTGATTTTGTCAACACCCTTGATGAGGGCGCAGAACTGGTACGTATGGTCAATCAACCGAACTTTTGTATGATGCCCGATGTATTTCATATGAACATCGAGGACAGGGATTTGCATGGAGCATTGCTGGAAAATCAAGAAATGATACGTTACATACATTTTGCTGATTCAAACAGACATGCACCGGGGGATGGGCACCTTGACTGGAATCAGATATTCGAAGCTCTCTCAGAGATGGCATACAATGGGTGGACGACCGTAGAAATATTGCCTTGGCCTGATCCTGAAACCGCTGCCCGGCGTTCGATTGAATTCCTTCGTGGCACATACGGCAGGTTTTATACATAAATATGTCGGAACTGGTAGCATGTGTTGTAATTTCCATCATAGGAGGATTTGTAGCCCGAAAGCTTCATATACCGGCACCTTTCCTTGTCGGAGGCATCCTTGCTGTCGGTGGCTATAGCATCCTGCTTCGGCTTCATTGCCATTTTCCAGTGGTCAAGTTCTGGGTACAGGTCATAAGCGGGACATATATCGGCAGTACCATTGACAGACATTACCTTGCGCAGAGTCGCAAATTGCTTTTTCCCATTGTATTCCTGGTGAGTGGGATGTTGGTCGTGAACCTAGGAATGGGAAGCTTGATTCACTTTATGTCTGGCTATGATCTGCTGACGTGCCTGATGGGGACGATACCTGGGGGTGTGACCGAGACTGCTGTCATTGCCGAGCAATTCGGTGCTGATGTGTCGGTTGTCGCATTGCTTCAGCTGTGCAGATCGGTATTTTCCATCATGCTGTTCCCTTTCGTGATAAAGTGGTTGCTTCGTAAGCACCGCCACGGTCTTGAAGAACAGCTCCATGAGTTGCCTGCTCCTGCTGGAAAGGTAGGATCTGACGAGAGTGTTCGAACGAAGCTGCCACGGTTGTTGGCATCATTGTCCATCGGGACCATCGGTGGTTTCCTTGGACAGTATGTCCAGTCAATTCCTGCATCGGTCCTCGTGTGCTCCCTTCT from Spirochaetia bacterium harbors:
- a CDS encoding AbrB family transcriptional regulator, which produces MSELVACVVISIIGGFVARKLHIPAPFLVGGILAVGGYSILLRLHCHFPVVKFWVQVISGTYIGSTIDRHYLAQSRKLLFPIVFLVSGMLVVNLGMGSLIHFMSGYDLLTCLMGTIPGGVTETAVIAEQFGADVSVVALLQLCRSVFSIMLFPFVIKWLLRKHRHGLEEQLHELPAPAGKVGSDESVRTKLPRLLASLSIGTIGGFLGQYVQSIPASVLVCSLLCVGVYNLSVHKAYLPMQVKRAGQVLTGVFVGTKMTYETILNLRSILLPVVMLLTGFLVFHTLLALLASRVFRMDLGTMLFSCIPAGASDVALIAGDLGCDDPGITLFQLSRLISCILLFPVVLLRFASLFS
- a CDS encoding iron-containing alcohol dehydrogenase translates to MDYRKKAYDLLKAWKGESYVFGMGVLDQVGSIAAGYGKRALVVCNDTYMKPVLDRILQYLDAAGVELVGGRVAPDAKPNAPREDVYRLVTYILDYKPDSIIAVGGGSTIDACKCAGVLVTLGGKVTPEVDHYFGTGIVSEELAKTDSRLLPVIAVETSASSGAHLTKYSNITDPVVGQKKLIVDEAVIPATSIFDYEVTATMPVRVTIDGALDAIAHTFEVYCGAKDEKLELCRQLAETAINLCAENAHKLVDDPTDLKAREAIGLATDLGGYAIMVGGTSGAHLTSFSLVDIVGHGTACGIMNPYYAIFYSKAIQPQLRVVGNIFATHGYADTDIGHLEGRALAEAVARAMIAYGKSINAPTTLGELRGFTEQHIQRALKAAKDPQLKMKLQNMPVPMRAEDVDTYMEPILRAAVAGDFSLIKEM
- a CDS encoding sugar phosphate isomerase/epimerase, whose translation is MKISVAIAGSEAMPDAFVVFRGLETSIEKAARLGYDGVELALKRPDEIGRKDLKALLDKYGMEVSAISSGQVWAARGLSFMEEDPCKREELSRTFKGFIDLAADFGGFVNIGRTRGSIGERDRGHCIQLFLDMAGELSVYAQAKGVGLILEPVNRYEIDFVNTLDEGAELVRMVNQPNFCMMPDVFHMNIEDRDLHGALLENQEMIRYIHFADSNRHAPGDGHLDWNQIFEALSEMAYNGWTTVEILPWPDPETAARRSIEFLRGTYGRFYT